TTTTCTTGCCGCATCCCACTTAAACCATGTAGGAAATCCTGCACCGCCTCTACCGCGTAACCCTGAAATCTTTATCTCTTCAATAACCTCTTCAGGCGTCATTGACGTTAGCACTTTTTTAAGCGCTTCATAACCACCATTCTTTATATAATCATCGATATCTTCAGGATTTATTCGGCCACAATTTTTTAGTGCAATTCTTACCTGCGACTTCAACATCGGGTACGGTTCGAAAGAGGTAGATACAATAAATTCATCAAGCGGTTTTTTGCCTATGACATGGCTTTCAATTATCTTGGGTATCATCTCAGGCGTAACATTGCCATAGGTGTATACATCATCACCATCTATGACATCAACAAGTGGCTCAAAAAAGCAAAGACCAATACAACCTGTTGGTTCCACTGGAATATCAAGGTTTCTGGAGCGTAACTCCTGTTGTATACATTCCATGACCTTGTTTCCGCCTGCCGCCATACCACAGCTGCCAAGTCCCACTCGAATTTTCATCTCTGCCACCTCTTCTATACATTTTTCTCTCTTTCATATATCCTACGTATAATCTCCCTTGCCTTATCAGGTGTAAGTTTTCCATACGTTTCACCATTTATCATCATAACAGGTGCAAGACTACAGCAACCAAGACATGCAACCTCTTCTAAGGTGAACATCCCGTCTTCTGTTGTATCACCTGGCTTTATATTCAATTCATCACACAAGGCATTCTTAATCTCTTCAGACCCATTTACATGGCATGCAGTCCCTTGGCATTGTAAGATCACATATTTCCCAACTGGCTTTAACCTAAATTGAGCATAAAAAGTTGCAATTCCATATATCTTAGCCTTTTTTACACCTGTTTTTTCTGAGATATAACTTAGTGCATCTAATGGCAGAAATCCGTAAATCTCTTGTGTTTTTTGTAAAATCGCTATAATGTTACTCTTTTCTCCTTTGTACTCATCCAAAACAGGGTCAAGCAAAGAAAGATCTACTTTCTGGTTTTTAAAATTAGAGGCCAATCTGTTTTCACATTCAGGGCAACTCATATACATCATCCCTTCCTGTATCTAAAAAATCAAAAGCATGAGAAGTCTTTCATAGTTAGTCATCAATTTATTATAAATCATTTTTTCACATTGCACAATGTTTAGCGGTAACAAAACAGTTCCTTGCCGTCATTCCTTTATTAAACCTTTTTCTCCTTGCAAATCTTATTTCAGTATCAAATGGCTATATATTTCGAGTATGGAACAAACCTGAATAGCTTTTTTGAAATTGCCTAATATTTCTATTTATCAAACATATTTTCGGTGTTATAATGTATATACAAACTTATGTTCTATAGGTGAGAAAAAGTGGGCAGGGTGATTTTGCACTGTGATCTTAACAATTTCTATGCGTCTGTTGAATGTCTTTATCATCCTGAGCTGAAAAACAAACCTGTTGCTGTTTGTGGTGAAAGTGAGCTTCGACATGGAATAGTTCTTGCAAAAAACCAGATTGCAAAATCATATGGTATTCAAACAGGTGATGTTATATGGCAGGCACTTAAAAAATGTCCAAACCTTGTAATTTTAAAGCCTAATTTTCCTCTTTATATCCGATTTTCAAAGCTTGTGCAACAAATTTACTCTGAGTATACAGATTTGATAGAGCCTTTTGGAATTGACGAGTGCTGGCTTGATGTGACAGAGTCTACAAAAATTTTAGGAAGTGGCAGAAAGATTGCTTATGAAATCAAAGAAAGAATAAAAACTGAGCTTGGGCTGACGGTATCTGTTGGAGTATCATTTAACAAAGTATTTGCAAAGCTTGGAAGCGACTATAAAAAGCCCGATGCTGTAACAGTTATCACAAAAGAAAATTTCAAACAAATTGTCTGGCCGCTGCCTGCAAAAGATCTTTTGTATGTCGGTAGCGCAACAGAAAAGAAGCTCAGTTCAAGGGCAATTTACACAATAGGTGATATAGCCAAAAGCTCACCTGAATATCTTAAAAGAATCCTTGGCAAATGGGGTGAGGTACTCTGGATATTTGCAAACGGGCTTGACACAACACCTGTTACTCCCCCACTTTTTGAAGACAACATCAAAGGAATTGGCAATAGCATAACACTGCCAAGAGATTTGACTTGCTATGAAGATGCAGAATATGTTATTAGAATGCTTTCTGAATCTGTTGCGCAAAGGCTTCGTCAACAGTATTTAAAATGTTATACAGTCCAAGTTTGGATAAGAGATAGCTTCCTTTTTTCAATAACAAGGCAAGAAAAACTCCAAACACCCACTTTTCTGGCAAGAGAAATCTCTCAAAAAGCTTTTGAAATATTCAAAAAACACTGGAACTTTAAAAATAGCATAAGGTCGCTTGGCGTAAGAGCTTTAGATCTTGTCTGTGCAAACTCATTTTATCAGCTTGAGTTTGACAGTTTGAAAAAGTTCAAATTAGAACAGCTTGAAAAAGCTATTGACCAAATTCGAAGAAGGTTTGGGCAGAGCGCAGTTTTGCCAGCTATACTTTTGACTAAATCTGACTTGCCTTGCGAGATTCCTCTGCACAACAAAATCCATCCTGTTGCATTCTTCAAATAAAATTTTGTTTTTCAAAACAAACATGAGAGGGTGAGGGTTTTTAAAATGAGAAAAATATTTGTAGAAGTTTATGCTCATTTTTCAAAGGAAGGAGAAATAACTCCAATTTCGTTTGTCTGGCTTGATGGGAAAACATATGAGATTGACAAAATCATAGAAAAAAGAAATGCTGCCTCTTTAAAAGCAGGCGGACAAGGCATAAGATATAAAATCCTTGTCCGCTCAAAAGTCCTGTATCTTTTTTGTGATGAGAATAGGTGGTTTGTGGAATTTACATAGTTTTATGTTTCATCTCTCTAAGCTTATGTACATTTATCAACGGTAGTCTCAGAGGCGGGTTAAACCCTGCTAAAGCTGTGCATGAGATAACATTTTTTATTCAACAATTCCAGAACATCTTGATCCTGTGTAGGAGATATCAGACAACAAACCTAAGAATGTTATTAGCAGACAGTGGCTATAAACTTGATTGAAACTATCTTTATCTATAAAGATGTGGCATCAATAACTTTATTTAATAACATATTTGACTTAGAACTGACAAGGAAAATTTCCAAATTTTATACTTCACTTTTTTTCTTCAAGTGTTATAATGTCGTTAGAATGTTAATTGTGAAATTTTAAAATAAGCTAACAAAGGGAGATACATATCATTGATATGGAAAAACTTAAATTAATAAGACCTTATTCCTGTACAGGCTATCATGGAACAACTCGTGAAAGTGCTATAAAAATATTAGCAAGCAAAAAATTTTGATATCGAGGGGCAAAAAGCAGTGGTTAGGTGAAGGTGTTTATTTTTTTGAAAATGATTTAAAGCAGGCTTATAATTGGTGTACCAAGGCAAGAAAATATCGCGACTGGGTAATAATAAAAAGTCGAATAGAAGCTGATACTCTGTTGGATTTGTGTGATTTGGAAACATTTGAATTGTTTGAAGCACTTGTTTATAAAATTAAGAATAGAATTGATAATAAGGGGAATAATAAATTTAGGTGGAGAGAGTTGCATGTAATAGATTTAATGTATAGACTTTGTCCTTTTGATGTTGTCAGAGCTGCATATATAGTTCCCAGCAGCAAACCAATATCAGGCACTAACATATATCCTATACAGGTTCAAGTATGTGTGAAAAATATTGAATGCATAAAAAGCATTGAGGAGGTATATATCAATG
This Caldicellulosiruptor changbaiensis DNA region includes the following protein-coding sequences:
- the dinB gene encoding DNA polymerase IV — its product is MGRVILHCDLNNFYASVECLYHPELKNKPVAVCGESELRHGIVLAKNQIAKSYGIQTGDVIWQALKKCPNLVILKPNFPLYIRFSKLVQQIYSEYTDLIEPFGIDECWLDVTESTKILGSGRKIAYEIKERIKTELGLTVSVGVSFNKVFAKLGSDYKKPDAVTVITKENFKQIVWPLPAKDLLYVGSATEKKLSSRAIYTIGDIAKSSPEYLKRILGKWGEVLWIFANGLDTTPVTPPLFEDNIKGIGNSITLPRDLTCYEDAEYVIRMLSESVAQRLRQQYLKCYTVQVWIRDSFLFSITRQEKLQTPTFLAREISQKAFEIFKKHWNFKNSIRSLGVRALDLVCANSFYQLEFDSLKKFKLEQLEKAIDQIRRRFGQSAVLPAILLTKSDLPCEIPLHNKIHPVAFFK
- the nuoE gene encoding NADH-quinone oxidoreductase subunit NuoE, producing the protein MSCPECENRLASNFKNQKVDLSLLDPVLDEYKGEKSNIIAILQKTQEIYGFLPLDALSYISEKTGVKKAKIYGIATFYAQFRLKPVGKYVILQCQGTACHVNGSEEIKNALCDELNIKPGDTTEDGMFTLEEVACLGCCSLAPVMMINGETYGKLTPDKAREIIRRIYEREKNV